CCCGGCGAGCCGCTAGCACTTCCACCATCTCCACCGAAGCAGGCAGCGGAATTTGTTGTGTGAGAGCAGCCATAACTAATCCTTGTTCATTCCGGATTATAATGCCGATGCCAGCTAGTCCAACCTGTGAGAAGACTGCGCCGTCAAAATTGGCCTTGACACAACTTTCAGGTGGTGGTCTCCATCGTACTGCCCGAGCTGTCCGTGGTATCTGCGCATGTGTAGGACGCAGCTGCTGGAACTCCTTTAGAGCATCAAAAGCTGAAGCCGCAATCTGACCCAATGGGATTGAGTTTTCACCCAACCGGAGCTTGTTGCGCCTCATCCAAATTGCAGAGGCTGTCATTGCGAAAAGCTCGAAAGAAGTTTTCTCCATTGAGACTTTATCAATCACGTCGAGGAAGGATGTGCAGTGAGTCGTGGTCGCCTGAAGTTGAACAAAGTGGGCTTTCCAAATATCAACCAGTTTCGGACAAGACCAGATGGCATGCAAAGTATCCTCTGCGTAAAGTTTGCATTCCGGACATAAAGCATCATCGAGAACTTTTCTTCTCACAAGGTTGGCCCGAGTTGGCAAGGAATTATTCCCAGCTCGCCACAGAAAGACGATCAAACGGAGCAACTATCGCATCCACAATCACTGACACTACCAGATTCACTTATAcacatatagtttttttttttttaaatagacaaaATTAATGTATAGTTATTTCTAATACCCTTGTATTCACAAATTACTGGGATTTATTTAGAATATTCTCAATACATAACAGTAATTTTCATACCCTTAATGCAACATCACATGAATGTGCAGCCACAAACAATGCAAATATCATAAAAGGATGAAACCAATCGCAAACAATGCAAATATCATAAAAGGATGAAACCAATCACAAACTTCAATGAGATACATAAACCCAAGGAACTTCCCTAAAATCCAACCAACAAGTATATTATCAACATAGGGCtcaatttattttctagatGAGTTGGGAGTTGGTGCGAATGGTCCATGAAGACTATATCTCTCCTAAAGTAGCATCAAAATTTCCATTATACATAGGCATTTAAAAAACTTGATTCtcattaaatcatatataaattataatacacAATATCACATGAACGCAGAGTGTAAAAATCACTTAAGGGGAAAAAACTCACAATCCCATAAAATCCATAGAAGATGCTAATGGTGCAGGAGGAATTACCTCTACTAACGGAGCATCAATATTTTCAGCCTCTTTAGGCATTGCATACAGCTTGATTCtcattaaatcatatatatacaaTAGATAGTGTGTATCTTCTCTGGCATATCTGTGATCATAAGAAGACAATTAGATGatgatagaaattaaaaaaaaccttatcaTTAGTGGAAAATAGCAAACAAGTAATCATGAGCATGCAACACCTTAAACTTTGAATTTAGACCACAAAATATTAGCAaactaagaaaacaaaacacGATTTGTAATGAATGTAGAAATTCATATTTTGGCAATTACATACATTTCTAAGTAGTATCTTTTCTTAGAAAAGTACAAAAATATGTGCACCATCCTAGCACAAAGAAGTAGACAAGGGTAAATacaaaaatgactaaatttaacaactttaaaaaaaatcccccacatttgagaaagaaaaatagctcATTGTTGCAATCCAAATGTATAGCattcttttgagaaaaaaaaaaaaaagaatttcaaatcCAGAACTGAAATTCCATGTCCCTCAAAAGTAAGTCATTGTAAAATTACAAACCTGTTTATATACTTAATTCAACTATGGTACCAACAGATGTATCTTAAATGCAAAGTGATGATAAAGTGGGCAAGTAAACAACTCTAATTACATAT
The sequence above is drawn from the Quercus robur chromosome 7, dhQueRobu3.1, whole genome shotgun sequence genome and encodes:
- the LOC126693293 gene encoding uncharacterized protein LOC126693293 encodes the protein MEKTSFELFAMTASAIWMRRNKLRLGENSIPLGQIAASAFDALKEFQQLRPTHAQIPRTARAVRWRPPPESCVKANFDGAVFSQVGLAGIGIIIRNEQGLVMAALTQQIPLPASVEMVEVLAARRALVFAKELGFDRVVVEGDSANIITAVNGRIMDLSAMGHVLLDIKSLSSCFSFISFQHINREGNCVAHKLARQAANFPFLVWMENVPPDAFEVYQLDLLRLQ